From the genome of Mastomys coucha isolate ucsf_1 unplaced genomic scaffold, UCSF_Mcou_1 pScaffold6, whole genome shotgun sequence, one region includes:
- the Abcd4 gene encoding ATP-binding cassette sub-family D member 4 isoform X2 translates to MQIRVNAEPAAFYRAGLVEHMRTDRRLQRLLQTQRELMSRELWLYIGINTFDYLGSILSYVVIAIPIFSGVYGDLSPTELSTLVSKNAFVCIYLINCFTQLIDLSTTLSDVAGYTHRIGELQEALLDMSRKSQDCETLDESEWDLDKAPGCSTTEPSDTAFLLDRVSILAPSSDKPLVKDLSLKICEGQGLLITGNTGTGKTSLLRVLGGLWDSMKGSVQMLADFGPHGVLFLPQKPFFTDGTLREQVIYPLKEIYPDSGSADDERIMRFLELAGLSSLVKRTGGLDQQVDWNWYDVLSPGEMQRLSFARLFYLQPKYAVLDEATSALTEEAESELYRIGQQLGMTFISVGHRPSLEKFHAWVLRLHGEGSWELTRIKME, encoded by the exons ATGCAGATTCGAGTGAACGCTGAGCCTGCTGCTTTCTACAG AGCTGGGCTCGTTGAGCACATGAGGACAGACCGCAGGCTGCAGAGACTCCTTCAGACCCAGAGAGAGCTGATGTCCAGGGAGCTCTGGCTGTACA TTGGTATCAACACCTTTGACTATCTGGGCAGCATCCTGAGTTACGTTGTCATCGCAATCCCCATTTTCAGTGGGGTCTATGGAGACTTGAGCCCCACAGAGCTTAGTACCCTGGTCAGCAAG AATGCCTTTGTGTGCATCTACCTCATCAATTGCTTCACCCAGCTCATTGACCTGTCCACCACACTCTCTGATGTTGCCGGTTACACACACAG GATTGGAGAGCTTCAGGAGGCCCTGCTGGACATGTCCCGAAAATCACAAGACTGTGAAACCCTAGACGAGAGTGAGTGGGATTTGGACAA AGCCCCAGGGTGTTCAACAACAGAGCCATCAGACACAGCTTTTCTGCTCGATCGGGTTTCCATCTTGGCCCCCTCCTCTGACAAGCCCCTGGTCAAGGACTTGAGCTTGAAGATCTGTGAGGGGCAGGGTCTGCTCATCACAGGCAACACAGGCACTGGCAAGACCTCCCTGCTGCGGGTGCTGGGAGGCCTGTGGGACAGCATGAAAG GCTCAGTGCAGATGCTGGCTGATTTTGGGCCCCACGGAGTGCTGTTCCTGCCTCAGAAGCCGTTCTTCACTGATGGGACACTTCGGGAGCAG GTGATATATCCCCTGAAGGAGATCTACCCTGACTCAG GTTCTGCGGACGATGAGAGGATCATGAGGTTCTTGGAGTTGGCAGGCCTG TCCAGCTTGGTGAAGAGGACAGGAGGTCTGGACCAACAGGTGGATTGGAACTG GTATGATGTCCTGTCCCCAGGAGAGATGCAAAGACTGTCTTTTGCCCGCCTCTTCTACCTACAGCCCAAGTATGCAG TGCTCGATGAAGCCACCAGTGCCCTGACAGAGGAAGCGGAGAGTGAGCTCTACCGAATCGGCCAGCAACTGGGAATGACATTCATCAGCGTGGGACATCGGCCCAGCCTTGAGAAG TTTCACGCCTGGGTTCTGAGACTCCACGGAGAAGGGAGCTGGGAACTGACTAGAATCAAAATGGAATGA
- the Abcd4 gene encoding ATP-binding cassette sub-family D member 4 isoform X1: MAVPGPTTRAGGRPRLDLQLVQRFMRIQKVFFPSWSSQNVLMFMTLLCVTLLEQLVIYQVGLIPSQYYGVLGNKDLGGFKALTFLAVALIVLNSTLKSFDQFTCNLLYVSWRKDLTEHLHHLYFRARVYYTLNVLRDDIDNPDQRISQDVERFCRQLSSMTSKLIISPFTLAYYTYQCFQSTGWLGPVSIFGYFILGTMVNKTLMGPIVSKLVQQEKLEGDFRFKHMQIRVNAEPAAFYRAGLVEHMRTDRRLQRLLQTQRELMSRELWLYIGINTFDYLGSILSYVVIAIPIFSGVYGDLSPTELSTLVSKNAFVCIYLINCFTQLIDLSTTLSDVAGYTHRIGELQEALLDMSRKSQDCETLDESEWDLDKAPGCSTTEPSDTAFLLDRVSILAPSSDKPLVKDLSLKICEGQGLLITGNTGTGKTSLLRVLGGLWDSMKGSVQMLADFGPHGVLFLPQKPFFTDGTLREQVIYPLKEIYPDSGSADDERIMRFLELAGLSSLVKRTGGLDQQVDWNWYDVLSPGEMQRLSFARLFYLQPKYAVLDEATSALTEEAESELYRIGQQLGMTFISVGHRPSLEKFHAWVLRLHGEGSWELTRIKME, encoded by the exons ATGGCGGTCCCGGGACCCACGACCCGAGCTGGTGGCAG GCCCCGACTAGATCTGCAACTTGTCCAGAGGTTCATGAGGATACAgaaggttttctttccttcttggtcATCACAGAATGTCTTAATGTTCATGACGCTCTTGTGTGTGACCCTCCTGG agCAACTGGTGATCTACCAAGTTGGCTTGATCCCCAGTCAGTATTATGGGGTCTTGGGAAACAAAGACCTGGGTGGATTTAAGGCACTGACCTTCCTGGCCGTGGCGCTCATTGTTCTCAACTCCACA CTGAAGAGCTTTGACCAGTTCACCTGCAACCTGCTGTATGTGAGCTGGAGGAAGGACCTCACCGAGCACCTGCACCACCTGTACTTCCGGGCCCGAGTGTACTACACCCTCAACGTGCTGCGGGACGACATTGATAATCC GGACCAGCGAATCAGCCAGGACGTGGAGCGATTCTGCCGGCAGCTCAGCAGCATGACCAGCAAGCTGATCATCTCCCCCTTCACTCTCGCCTATTACACCTACCAGTGCTTCCAAAG caCAGGCTGGCTTGGGCCTGTGAGCATCTTTGGATATTTCATCCTGGGTACCATGGTGAACAAAACTTTGATGGGGCCCATCGTGTCGAAGTTGGTGCAGCAGGAGAAGCTGGAGGGGGATTTTAG GTTCAAGCATATGCAGATTCGAGTGAACGCTGAGCCTGCTGCTTTCTACAG AGCTGGGCTCGTTGAGCACATGAGGACAGACCGCAGGCTGCAGAGACTCCTTCAGACCCAGAGAGAGCTGATGTCCAGGGAGCTCTGGCTGTACA TTGGTATCAACACCTTTGACTATCTGGGCAGCATCCTGAGTTACGTTGTCATCGCAATCCCCATTTTCAGTGGGGTCTATGGAGACTTGAGCCCCACAGAGCTTAGTACCCTGGTCAGCAAG AATGCCTTTGTGTGCATCTACCTCATCAATTGCTTCACCCAGCTCATTGACCTGTCCACCACACTCTCTGATGTTGCCGGTTACACACACAG GATTGGAGAGCTTCAGGAGGCCCTGCTGGACATGTCCCGAAAATCACAAGACTGTGAAACCCTAGACGAGAGTGAGTGGGATTTGGACAA AGCCCCAGGGTGTTCAACAACAGAGCCATCAGACACAGCTTTTCTGCTCGATCGGGTTTCCATCTTGGCCCCCTCCTCTGACAAGCCCCTGGTCAAGGACTTGAGCTTGAAGATCTGTGAGGGGCAGGGTCTGCTCATCACAGGCAACACAGGCACTGGCAAGACCTCCCTGCTGCGGGTGCTGGGAGGCCTGTGGGACAGCATGAAAG GCTCAGTGCAGATGCTGGCTGATTTTGGGCCCCACGGAGTGCTGTTCCTGCCTCAGAAGCCGTTCTTCACTGATGGGACACTTCGGGAGCAG GTGATATATCCCCTGAAGGAGATCTACCCTGACTCAG GTTCTGCGGACGATGAGAGGATCATGAGGTTCTTGGAGTTGGCAGGCCTG TCCAGCTTGGTGAAGAGGACAGGAGGTCTGGACCAACAGGTGGATTGGAACTG GTATGATGTCCTGTCCCCAGGAGAGATGCAAAGACTGTCTTTTGCCCGCCTCTTCTACCTACAGCCCAAGTATGCAG TGCTCGATGAAGCCACCAGTGCCCTGACAGAGGAAGCGGAGAGTGAGCTCTACCGAATCGGCCAGCAACTGGGAATGACATTCATCAGCGTGGGACATCGGCCCAGCCTTGAGAAG TTTCACGCCTGGGTTCTGAGACTCCACGGAGAAGGGAGCTGGGAACTGACTAGAATCAAAATGGAATGA
- the Abcd4 gene encoding ATP-binding cassette sub-family D member 4 isoform X3: MRTDRRLQRLLQTQRELMSRELWLYIGINTFDYLGSILSYVVIAIPIFSGVYGDLSPTELSTLVSKNAFVCIYLINCFTQLIDLSTTLSDVAGYTHRIGELQEALLDMSRKSQDCETLDESEWDLDKAPGCSTTEPSDTAFLLDRVSILAPSSDKPLVKDLSLKICEGQGLLITGNTGTGKTSLLRVLGGLWDSMKGSVQMLADFGPHGVLFLPQKPFFTDGTLREQVIYPLKEIYPDSGSADDERIMRFLELAGLSSLVKRTGGLDQQVDWNWYDVLSPGEMQRLSFARLFYLQPKYAVLDEATSALTEEAESELYRIGQQLGMTFISVGHRPSLEKFHAWVLRLHGEGSWELTRIKME; this comes from the exons ATGAGGACAGACCGCAGGCTGCAGAGACTCCTTCAGACCCAGAGAGAGCTGATGTCCAGGGAGCTCTGGCTGTACA TTGGTATCAACACCTTTGACTATCTGGGCAGCATCCTGAGTTACGTTGTCATCGCAATCCCCATTTTCAGTGGGGTCTATGGAGACTTGAGCCCCACAGAGCTTAGTACCCTGGTCAGCAAG AATGCCTTTGTGTGCATCTACCTCATCAATTGCTTCACCCAGCTCATTGACCTGTCCACCACACTCTCTGATGTTGCCGGTTACACACACAG GATTGGAGAGCTTCAGGAGGCCCTGCTGGACATGTCCCGAAAATCACAAGACTGTGAAACCCTAGACGAGAGTGAGTGGGATTTGGACAA AGCCCCAGGGTGTTCAACAACAGAGCCATCAGACACAGCTTTTCTGCTCGATCGGGTTTCCATCTTGGCCCCCTCCTCTGACAAGCCCCTGGTCAAGGACTTGAGCTTGAAGATCTGTGAGGGGCAGGGTCTGCTCATCACAGGCAACACAGGCACTGGCAAGACCTCCCTGCTGCGGGTGCTGGGAGGCCTGTGGGACAGCATGAAAG GCTCAGTGCAGATGCTGGCTGATTTTGGGCCCCACGGAGTGCTGTTCCTGCCTCAGAAGCCGTTCTTCACTGATGGGACACTTCGGGAGCAG GTGATATATCCCCTGAAGGAGATCTACCCTGACTCAG GTTCTGCGGACGATGAGAGGATCATGAGGTTCTTGGAGTTGGCAGGCCTG TCCAGCTTGGTGAAGAGGACAGGAGGTCTGGACCAACAGGTGGATTGGAACTG GTATGATGTCCTGTCCCCAGGAGAGATGCAAAGACTGTCTTTTGCCCGCCTCTTCTACCTACAGCCCAAGTATGCAG TGCTCGATGAAGCCACCAGTGCCCTGACAGAGGAAGCGGAGAGTGAGCTCTACCGAATCGGCCAGCAACTGGGAATGACATTCATCAGCGTGGGACATCGGCCCAGCCTTGAGAAG TTTCACGCCTGGGTTCTGAGACTCCACGGAGAAGGGAGCTGGGAACTGACTAGAATCAAAATGGAATGA